A portion of the Granulosicoccus antarcticus IMCC3135 genome contains these proteins:
- a CDS encoding isocitrate lyase, giving the protein MNQYRTLSSEAADSIARNGTSWSAINPESVARMQLQNRFKTGLDIARYTATIMRQDMEAYDKDPSQYTQSLGCWHGFIGQQKLISVKKHFGTTKGTYLYLSGWMVAAMRSEFGPLPDQSIHEKTSVSDLIEELYTFLKQADARELRHLFTDLDNARAEGNQVQEKAVMDKIDNFQTHVVPIIADIDAGFGNEEATYQLAKKMILAGACCLQIENQVSDVKQCGHQDGKVTVPHEDFLAKINAIRYAFLELGVEDGIIVARTDSLGAGLTQKIPVSREAGDLGDQYNAFIAGEEIESFDQVNSGDLVIRQGSKLIKPNRLPNGLIQFKSGTGEDRCVLDCITALQNGADLLWIETEKPHVGQIAGMVNRIREHIPNAKLVYNNSPSFNWTLNFRQQVFDAWQEEGRAVTDYDRADLMSVNYDQTELGQEADARIQAFQSDAAAHAGIFHHLITLPTYHTAAQSTDSLAKDYFGDQGMLAYVREIQRREIREGLACVKHQDMSGSNIGDDHKEYFSGAQALKASGKDNTMNQFG; this is encoded by the coding sequence ATGAATCAGTACCGAACACTTTCATCTGAAGCTGCCGACTCAATCGCTCGCAATGGCACAAGCTGGTCTGCCATCAATCCCGAATCTGTCGCACGGATGCAATTGCAGAACCGTTTCAAAACAGGACTGGATATCGCACGCTACACCGCGACTATCATGCGTCAGGACATGGAAGCTTATGACAAGGACCCCAGCCAATACACGCAGTCTCTGGGTTGCTGGCACGGTTTCATCGGCCAACAGAAACTCATTTCGGTAAAGAAGCACTTTGGCACAACCAAAGGCACCTACCTCTATCTGTCAGGTTGGATGGTCGCAGCAATGCGTTCCGAGTTCGGTCCATTGCCAGATCAGTCCATTCATGAAAAGACTTCTGTTTCTGACCTGATCGAAGAGCTGTACACATTCCTCAAGCAGGCAGATGCACGTGAACTGCGTCATCTGTTCACCGATCTGGACAACGCTCGCGCCGAAGGCAACCAGGTGCAAGAAAAAGCTGTCATGGACAAGATCGACAACTTCCAGACACATGTTGTACCTATCATTGCTGACATCGACGCCGGCTTTGGTAATGAAGAAGCGACCTATCAGCTGGCCAAGAAAATGATTCTTGCCGGTGCTTGCTGCCTGCAGATCGAAAACCAGGTATCAGACGTCAAGCAGTGCGGTCATCAGGATGGCAAGGTTACAGTTCCTCATGAAGATTTTCTGGCCAAGATCAACGCTATTCGCTACGCCTTCCTGGAACTGGGTGTTGAAGATGGAATCATCGTTGCCCGTACCGATTCATTGGGTGCTGGCCTGACTCAGAAGATTCCAGTATCTCGTGAAGCAGGTGACCTGGGTGATCAGTACAACGCTTTCATCGCTGGCGAGGAAATCGAATCGTTTGATCAGGTTAATTCCGGTGATCTGGTTATCCGCCAGGGCAGCAAGCTGATCAAACCGAACCGCCTGCCTAATGGCCTCATACAATTCAAGTCTGGCACTGGCGAAGATCGCTGTGTTCTTGACTGCATCACAGCCCTGCAAAACGGCGCTGACCTGCTCTGGATCGAAACCGAAAAGCCACACGTTGGCCAGATCGCAGGAATGGTCAATCGCATCCGCGAACATATCCCGAATGCAAAACTGGTCTATAACAACAGCCCTTCATTCAACTGGACACTGAACTTCCGCCAGCAGGTATTCGATGCATGGCAGGAAGAAGGCCGCGCTGTCACAGACTACGATCGTGCTGATCTGATGAGTGTGAACTATGATCAGACTGAACTGGGTCAGGAAGCCGATGCTCGTATCCAGGCGTTCCAGTCTGATGCCGCCGCTCATGCCGGTATCTTCCATCACCTGATCACTTTGCCGACTTACCACACTGCGGCGCAGTCTACTGACTCACTGGCCAAGGACTACTTCGGCGACCAGGGCATGCTGGCCTACGTTCGCGAAATACAACGTCGTGAGATTCGTGAAGGACTGGCCTGCGTCAAGCATCAGGATATGTCCGGATCCAACATTGGTGACGATCACAAAGAGTATTTCTCTGGTGCTCAGGCACTCAAGGCTTCAGGCAAAGACAACACGATGAATCAGTTTGGCTAG
- a CDS encoding efflux RND transporter periplasmic adaptor subunit, with protein MRASPKPDLPTADPAKLAKADRAPGFAANDSGNAQPRVKSALNRHIGDARTALLAKRQAVVLQVLADFSSEESLENGLIAATNTIKNQLQCTRVSFGLTVKQRIRVVAISQQADVNACTAEAELLAAAMLEASRQDEMISLCASNLGDSRLQAHRLLLAGRPEHQIVSLAVCHEGKCLAVICLERESSISMSTLTLQLIRNVADTLAPLIAARRTSERSLYRHARDSLLSRTSTLVAIQHMKLKLSLISLLALILAASLIQVTYNIKAPAELVPLERRIISAPRDGYIRSVETGAGDNVTAGEVLLQLDTGELRVEQSRWNSELAGTATKFRTAMATRDRREMAILGAESSRLKAQLQLVETQLARSAIKAPVTGVIVSGELSQMVGAPVERGQTLMEIAPPEGYEVYLMVDEKDINRISVADKGYLSLKALSGEQLAFSVSAIHPIGIAEGGFNRFRVQANIERGDAILLPGQTGVGKIDVGSASVLWLMTHEFSDWFRQKYWEWLG; from the coding sequence ATGCGTGCTTCTCCCAAACCAGACTTGCCTACTGCCGACCCCGCTAAACTGGCGAAAGCAGACCGTGCTCCGGGCTTCGCGGCCAATGATTCGGGTAATGCACAGCCACGCGTCAAATCTGCATTGAATCGCCATATCGGTGATGCACGTACCGCTTTACTGGCGAAACGACAGGCTGTTGTGTTGCAGGTGCTGGCTGACTTCAGCAGCGAAGAGTCGTTGGAAAATGGACTGATTGCCGCGACCAATACCATCAAGAATCAGCTTCAATGCACACGCGTCTCATTCGGGCTGACTGTCAAGCAGCGCATCAGGGTAGTCGCCATATCGCAACAGGCTGATGTCAACGCCTGCACGGCAGAAGCCGAGTTACTGGCGGCCGCCATGCTAGAGGCCAGTCGCCAGGACGAGATGATCAGCCTTTGTGCCTCGAACCTCGGGGATAGTCGTTTACAGGCTCATCGACTGCTGTTGGCGGGACGTCCGGAGCACCAGATTGTATCTCTAGCTGTCTGTCATGAGGGAAAGTGCCTGGCTGTCATCTGTCTCGAGAGAGAGTCGTCAATCAGCATGTCGACGCTGACACTGCAATTAATCCGCAATGTGGCGGACACACTAGCGCCTCTGATCGCCGCACGGCGTACCAGTGAGCGCTCCTTGTACAGGCATGCACGGGATAGTTTGCTGAGCAGGACCAGCACCCTGGTCGCGATTCAGCATATGAAGCTCAAACTAAGCCTGATCTCGCTACTGGCGTTGATCCTTGCCGCCTCCTTGATCCAGGTTACCTACAACATCAAGGCACCGGCTGAACTGGTGCCCCTGGAGCGAAGAATCATCTCAGCTCCACGCGATGGCTACATTCGATCGGTTGAGACCGGAGCGGGAGACAATGTCACTGCCGGGGAGGTCTTGCTGCAGCTGGATACCGGAGAGTTGCGTGTCGAGCAATCACGCTGGAACAGTGAGCTGGCTGGAACAGCGACCAAATTTCGCACAGCCATGGCCACACGAGACCGACGCGAGATGGCCATATTGGGCGCTGAGTCAAGCAGGCTCAAGGCGCAGCTACAGCTGGTGGAAACACAATTGGCCCGCTCGGCCATAAAGGCACCGGTTACCGGCGTGATAGTCAGTGGTGAGTTGTCACAGATGGTGGGGGCTCCTGTGGAAAGAGGCCAGACACTGATGGAGATCGCCCCCCCAGAAGGTTATGAGGTCTATCTGATGGTTGATGAGAAAGACATCAACAGGATCAGTGTAGCGGACAAGGGCTACTTGTCACTGAAGGCACTATCTGGCGAACAGCTGGCGTTTTCTGTGTCGGCCATTCACCCCATCGGTATTGCCGAGGGTGGCTTCAACCGGTTTCGTGTGCAGGCAAACATTGAGCGAGGCGATGCGATTCTGTTGCCGGGACAAACAGGTGTTGGCAAGATCGATGTCGGTTCTGCCTCTGTTCTCTGGCTTATGACGCATGAATTCTCTGACTGGTTCCGGCAGAAATACTGGGAGTGGCTGGGATGA
- a CDS encoding J domain-containing protein: MRTLIITSGKREHGENTTRFRQLWEQAERFSAQTAVLESELDRLAARIEAHILPLEREVGALIRQVLVRQLDFSNRKTLRNWQRVELERRISTLVCDLVQMGLLDAALHERLSVRLAASLGIALDEQSGLSAAEQIDRYLNHEMAQFYDPCQDEFEGLLNHESQNSAAGTTGITASTGGETLDDSVFKRLFRQAAAALHPDKEADSERLAEKHELMKQLLKAREERDLITLLSLHERYAVADSALSRVDQQQLETVLLEHLENLHCRRDQIVHKSAVHCMAFHQFHDRVPAVVDELIAEYMERCEHRKAPLRRFVSEIHTLKDYQSLLKDNRDEDEADERFMAR; the protein is encoded by the coding sequence ATGAGAACACTGATCATCACCTCCGGCAAACGAGAGCACGGAGAGAATACGACACGGTTTCGACAATTGTGGGAGCAGGCAGAGCGCTTCTCGGCGCAAACCGCCGTGCTGGAATCAGAGCTGGACAGGCTGGCCGCACGGATCGAAGCGCATATTTTGCCGCTGGAACGTGAAGTGGGTGCACTTATTCGGCAAGTGCTGGTTCGGCAACTGGATTTTTCAAACAGAAAAACGCTGAGGAACTGGCAACGGGTCGAGCTGGAACGCAGAATCTCGACTCTTGTGTGTGATCTGGTGCAGATGGGACTACTTGATGCAGCCTTGCATGAACGACTCTCTGTGAGACTGGCTGCGAGTCTGGGGATTGCACTGGATGAGCAAAGTGGACTGTCTGCAGCTGAGCAAATAGACCGCTACCTGAATCATGAAATGGCTCAGTTCTACGATCCCTGCCAAGACGAATTCGAAGGCCTTCTGAACCATGAGAGTCAGAATTCTGCAGCGGGTACAACGGGTATTACGGCGTCAACAGGAGGCGAGACTCTGGACGATTCTGTCTTCAAACGCCTGTTCCGGCAGGCTGCGGCCGCCTTGCATCCGGATAAGGAAGCAGATAGTGAGCGGCTGGCAGAGAAGCACGAGTTGATGAAGCAACTGCTCAAAGCGCGCGAGGAGCGTGACCTGATCACTCTGCTGAGCCTGCATGAGCGATACGCCGTGGCGGATTCTGCCTTGAGTCGTGTCGATCAACAGCAGCTGGAGACCGTATTGCTTGAGCATCTGGAGAATCTGCATTGCCGACGCGATCAGATTGTCCACAAGTCTGCGGTGCACTGCATGGCGTTCCATCAGTTTCATGACAGAGTCCCGGCAGTAGTCGATGAGCTGATTGCTGAGTACATGGAAAGGTGCGAGCACAGGAAAGCTCCCTTGCGCCGCTTTGTGAGTGAAATTCACACGTTGAAGGATTATCAATCCCTGTTGAAAGACAACCGGGATGAAGACGAGGCGGATGAGAGGTTCATGGCCAGATAG
- a CDS encoding response regulator → MPIHTIYYVEDSEDEVYLAKRILKRTQPSLTLHHFERFDSFQTMLGEGLKLDVQGSIMVLDLNLKICSGIDCLKTLREEEQCAGMLIGICTGSEDPADRRDALESGADYFIAKPLIPTGLEKICSCIDELEWVPDSEDGLYLRRI, encoded by the coding sequence GTGCCTATTCATACAATTTACTATGTCGAGGACTCAGAAGATGAAGTTTATCTTGCAAAACGAATTCTGAAGCGTACGCAGCCTTCTCTGACGTTGCATCATTTCGAGCGTTTTGATTCCTTCCAGACCATGCTTGGCGAGGGGCTGAAGCTGGACGTCCAGGGCTCGATCATGGTGCTGGATCTGAACCTGAAGATTTGCAGTGGCATTGATTGTCTGAAGACTTTGCGTGAAGAAGAGCAGTGCGCCGGAATGCTGATCGGAATATGTACCGGTTCCGAGGATCCGGCGGATCGACGCGATGCATTGGAGTCGGGCGCAGATTATTTCATCGCAAAGCCATTGATACCGACGGGTCTTGAGAAAATCTGCAGTTGTATTGATGAGTTGGAATGGGTACCAGACAGTGAAGACGGACTCTACTTGCGACGTATCTGA
- a CDS encoding Lrp/AsnC family transcriptional regulator codes for MSIKLDKVDIRLLQELQKDSSQSQRSLAEKINLSQNACWRRVKALQDAGVIRQHTVILDRDLLGASLVVFVMIRTRHHSTQWLTEFSEHISSIPEVVDFFRIGGEYDYMLKVVTQDLNSFDTVYRRLIATVELDTVTSFFAMEAIEEQRPITLTPSV; via the coding sequence ATGAGCATAAAACTAGATAAAGTAGATATACGGCTTTTACAGGAGCTGCAAAAAGACTCCTCTCAGTCGCAACGAAGCCTGGCCGAGAAAATCAATCTGTCACAGAACGCCTGCTGGCGACGGGTCAAGGCGTTACAGGATGCAGGAGTCATTCGCCAGCACACCGTCATCCTGGACCGCGACTTACTGGGCGCCAGTCTGGTGGTGTTTGTCATGATTCGTACCCGTCATCATTCCACGCAGTGGCTGACCGAGTTCAGTGAACATATTTCCAGCATTCCTGAAGTCGTTGATTTTTTCCGCATTGGGGGTGAATACGATTACATGCTCAAGGTCGTCACCCAGGACTTGAACAGTTTCGATACGGTCTACCGGCGACTGATTGCGACAGTCGAACTGGACACCGTCACCTCGTTTTTCGCCATGGAAGCGATCGAAGAACAGCGACCAATCACGCTGACTCCATCTGTGTAG
- a CDS encoding DEAD/DEAH box helicase, with the protein MSQTLAVARPGLRLGLRPESTASLSQSEFDAVIARWLNHRVVPELRSLRKFRKRLQAIDEAERQVGGLDLVARNCVVISLRESLAGKRLETSDLVQAFALIRLAMEQSLGLRLHDEQLYAGWCLLTGNCIEMQTGEGKTVTAVLPAIVMALAGVPVHVITANEYLVQRDCRELNAVYQWFGLRSGIVLAEQDESERRSAYACDIVYCTHQQVVFDYLRDSRAMEKHRRGITEKIRNLLDVEPYTPLLRGLCFAIVDEIDSVLIDDARTPLILAEISSSEDLSMADAAIALAMARGLEEGLHYTLRHELRQAHLSKTGLQVIRERTQQLSGTWQFERYRHERISQALTALYLYRPDVDYLVQGGRVELIDQSTGRPTPQRRLQHGLHRILEVKERCNVGDESNPVSSLSFQRFFTRYHRLCGMSGTVWEARQELHRVYGPRVVSVPTAQKSLRKIIPTRVAVSRKTQLELVARQIEQLRSAGRSVLIGTRTVQLSDQTSQYLSHIGIEHTVLNARQDTEEASVISQAGRKAQVTVATNMAGRGTDIKPDPEVIEAGGLHVINLEMNDSRRIDRQLHGRSARQGDPGSCQDFLSLDDELIVKELNPLLYSLLSILVKASGSGSSLLITALIRSAQSKVERRHHEQRLAVSKGQTRLQRALAIGGGSE; encoded by the coding sequence ATGAGTCAGACACTCGCGGTCGCCCGGCCGGGTCTCAGGCTGGGACTTCGGCCAGAATCAACTGCATCGTTATCACAAAGTGAATTTGATGCTGTCATTGCTCGCTGGTTGAACCATCGAGTGGTGCCAGAGTTGCGTAGTCTAAGAAAGTTCAGAAAGCGCCTGCAGGCAATCGATGAGGCAGAGCGGCAGGTCGGGGGGCTGGATCTTGTGGCCCGCAATTGTGTCGTGATCTCGTTGCGTGAATCCCTTGCTGGCAAGCGACTTGAAACCAGTGATCTGGTACAGGCCTTCGCCTTGATTCGGCTTGCCATGGAGCAGAGCCTGGGCTTGAGGTTGCACGATGAGCAACTATATGCCGGCTGGTGCCTGTTGACAGGTAATTGCATTGAAATGCAGACCGGCGAGGGCAAGACTGTCACCGCAGTCTTGCCTGCTATCGTCATGGCTCTTGCTGGGGTTCCGGTGCATGTCATCACAGCGAATGAATATCTGGTGCAACGAGACTGTCGTGAGCTAAATGCCGTTTATCAATGGTTCGGCTTGAGGAGCGGTATTGTGCTGGCCGAGCAGGACGAGTCTGAACGCCGCTCTGCCTATGCCTGTGACATCGTCTATTGCACTCATCAGCAGGTCGTATTTGATTATCTCAGGGATAGTCGTGCGATGGAAAAACACCGTAGAGGCATTACTGAAAAGATTCGCAATCTGCTGGACGTTGAACCCTATACACCTCTGCTGCGTGGTCTGTGTTTTGCCATTGTTGACGAGATCGATAGCGTACTGATAGATGATGCTCGCACACCGCTCATACTGGCCGAGATCAGCAGCTCAGAGGATCTGAGCATGGCAGATGCCGCCATCGCTCTGGCTATGGCCCGAGGTCTTGAGGAGGGCCTGCACTACACTTTGAGGCATGAGTTGCGTCAGGCCCATCTTTCCAAGACGGGTTTACAAGTGATTCGTGAGCGTACGCAACAACTATCAGGGACATGGCAGTTCGAACGATATCGTCACGAACGAATTTCTCAGGCGCTGACGGCCTTGTATTTGTACAGGCCTGATGTGGATTATCTGGTGCAGGGCGGCCGGGTAGAGTTGATTGATCAATCAACCGGCAGGCCAACACCACAGCGTCGTCTGCAGCATGGCCTGCATCGCATTCTTGAAGTGAAGGAGCGATGTAACGTGGGAGATGAATCCAATCCGGTTTCATCCTTGAGTTTTCAACGGTTCTTCACCCGTTACCACCGATTGTGTGGGATGAGTGGAACTGTGTGGGAAGCCCGTCAGGAATTGCATCGTGTGTATGGTCCACGGGTGGTGTCTGTACCCACTGCGCAAAAATCACTTCGCAAGATCATTCCGACAAGAGTTGCGGTATCACGCAAGACACAGCTTGAGCTGGTAGCCCGTCAGATCGAACAGCTGCGTAGTGCGGGTCGTTCTGTGCTGATAGGGACCAGAACCGTGCAACTGTCTGATCAGACCAGCCAGTATTTGTCGCATATCGGTATCGAGCATACGGTGCTGAACGCCCGGCAGGATACCGAGGAGGCCAGTGTGATATCGCAGGCTGGCAGAAAAGCCCAGGTAACAGTGGCCACGAACATGGCAGGTCGAGGAACTGATATCAAGCCGGATCCGGAGGTTATAGAAGCCGGCGGCCTGCATGTTATCAATCTGGAAATGAATGATTCCAGACGGATTGATCGGCAGCTGCACGGGCGTTCTGCCCGGCAGGGAGACCCTGGTTCCTGTCAAGATTTTCTCAGTCTTGACGATGAATTGATAGTGAAGGAACTTAATCCCTTGCTCTACAGCTTGCTGAGCATATTGGTGAAGGCTTCAGGCAGTGGATCATCACTGCTGATTACAGCTCTGATCCGTTCAGCGCAAAGCAAGGTTGAGAGACGCCATCACGAGCAAAGACTGGCAGTGTCTAAAGGACAGACACGACTTCAACGTGCTCTCGCTATAGGCGGTGGCAGTGAATAG
- a CDS encoding aminotransferase class V-fold PLP-dependent enzyme: MSESVFSKFSAMLAQEDLLERLRAGLIGNDAMVDGPFGSKPLIYADYVASGRALRQIEQFVMEEILPFYSNSHTEASYCGGFCTRTRQSARRYIAEQLGATDEYSVLFTGAGATAGINRIVSLLGLAQRVREGQRVVVLVGPYEHHSNLLPWRETGALVVELAEAVSGGPDLQDLEQQLQQHQGAECIVGAFSAASNVTGIVTDADAVCRLMHQYHAISIWDYACAAPYLPMSLQAGTDTAKDAIVYSSHKFTGGPGASGVTVIRNAIASSTTPTWPGGGTVSYVSPWNHVYSESLIHREESGTPNVIGDIRAALVLMVKQAMGADWLQARQQQLRSRALQLWQQNPNIELMGSTTAEHCLPIFSFRVRDGAGGYVHHQLFTRLLSDVHGIQARGGCACAGSYAHRLLRLDQQNAEAVFAALKAGNEAEKPGWVRLNLSALMSDAKVDEVIDSVNRLALSSVDYQKRYQVDISTAQFLPLN; the protein is encoded by the coding sequence ATGTCAGAGTCAGTCTTTTCCAAATTTTCAGCCATGCTGGCGCAGGAAGACCTGCTGGAGCGCCTGCGCGCAGGCTTGATCGGAAACGATGCCATGGTTGATGGGCCGTTTGGATCCAAGCCTCTGATTTACGCCGATTACGTTGCCTCTGGTAGGGCATTGCGGCAAATTGAACAGTTCGTGATGGAGGAAATTCTGCCTTTCTACTCCAACAGTCATACCGAAGCTTCTTATTGCGGCGGGTTCTGTACGCGCACACGCCAATCTGCCAGGCGTTACATTGCCGAGCAGCTGGGAGCTACGGATGAGTACAGCGTGCTGTTTACGGGGGCGGGTGCTACAGCTGGCATCAATAGAATTGTCAGCCTGCTGGGTCTGGCGCAAAGAGTACGTGAAGGCCAGCGCGTCGTCGTTCTGGTCGGACCCTATGAGCACCATTCGAACCTGTTGCCATGGCGCGAAACCGGAGCTTTGGTTGTTGAGCTTGCGGAAGCCGTTAGCGGTGGCCCGGATTTGCAGGATCTTGAACAGCAATTACAGCAGCATCAGGGCGCAGAGTGCATTGTGGGCGCTTTCTCTGCGGCATCCAATGTGACAGGCATCGTGACTGATGCCGATGCTGTCTGCCGATTGATGCATCAATACCATGCAATTTCTATCTGGGACTACGCCTGTGCCGCCCCCTACCTTCCGATGTCGTTGCAGGCAGGAACGGACACGGCAAAAGATGCCATCGTCTACTCTTCTCACAAGTTCACCGGGGGACCGGGTGCCTCGGGCGTTACCGTCATACGTAATGCCATTGCCAGCAGCACGACGCCGACCTGGCCCGGCGGTGGCACTGTGAGTTATGTATCACCCTGGAATCATGTCTATTCCGAGAGTCTGATTCATCGCGAGGAATCGGGAACACCCAATGTCATCGGCGATATCCGGGCGGCTTTGGTCCTGATGGTCAAGCAGGCCATGGGGGCCGACTGGTTGCAGGCTCGCCAGCAGCAATTACGATCCCGGGCCTTACAGCTCTGGCAGCAGAATCCGAATATTGAACTGATGGGCTCAACCACAGCTGAACATTGCCTGCCCATATTCTCGTTCAGGGTTCGTGACGGTGCCGGCGGATATGTTCACCATCAGCTATTTACGCGCCTTCTGAGTGATGTGCATGGCATTCAGGCACGCGGTGGATGCGCCTGTGCGGGCTCCTACGCACATCGTCTGTTGAGGTTGGATCAGCAGAACGCCGAAGCGGTGTTCGCTGCATTGAAAGCGGGGAACGAGGCGGAGAAGCCGGGTTGGGTTCGTCTGAATCTGTCCGCCCTGATGAGCGATGCCAAGGTCGATGAGGTCATCGACTCGGTAAACCGGCTGGCACTCAGTTCTGTTGACTATCAGAAACGCTATCAAGTGGACATTTCGACGGCCCAGTTTTTACCGCTCAATTGA
- a CDS encoding patatin-like phospholipase family protein has translation MADKLKSTAPKTALILGGGGARAAYQIGVLDAIRQLLNADPNYQQPFPFNVLCGTSAGAINVAWLASHTESYDQAVRQLVSEWSAFKPCDVYRTDVPGALANAAHWLSTLSMGWLIREAPRSLFDNRPLRQMLSRKIDFGAIEKSIAQGHLDALAISTSSYSSGQHITFYQSRNNIKPWTRTRRLAERCTIGLEHLMASSAIPLVFPATQLPIGARLEFFGDGAMRQSSPISPAIHLGARRIVVIGAGRVEDDAEALQSSNHQTDYPSLGQIGGHVMASIFLDGVAGDVERLERINRTLQLMTEQQRMESELKPLELLSITPSQRLDSLAAPFIRNLPRTTRSALRILGATGPRGVGLSSYLLFDKEYIRTLIELGRQDGLNRAEEIVNFFSQR, from the coding sequence ATGGCTGATAAGCTCAAGTCAACAGCCCCCAAAACAGCGCTGATTCTCGGTGGAGGTGGTGCCCGCGCCGCCTACCAGATAGGTGTGCTGGATGCCATTCGCCAGCTGCTGAACGCAGATCCAAACTACCAGCAACCGTTCCCTTTCAACGTACTGTGTGGCACATCCGCCGGTGCGATCAATGTTGCCTGGCTGGCCAGTCATACTGAATCCTACGATCAGGCTGTCCGTCAACTGGTGTCCGAATGGAGTGCCTTCAAACCGTGTGATGTCTACCGCACAGATGTCCCCGGAGCCCTTGCCAACGCGGCTCACTGGCTGAGCACACTATCCATGGGATGGTTGATTCGTGAGGCTCCACGCTCATTATTCGACAATCGGCCATTGCGCCAGATGCTAAGCAGAAAAATAGATTTCGGTGCCATCGAAAAATCCATTGCCCAAGGCCATCTGGATGCTCTGGCGATCAGCACGTCAAGCTATTCCTCAGGTCAGCACATTACCTTTTATCAGTCTCGAAACAATATAAAGCCCTGGACAAGAACACGCCGACTTGCCGAACGATGCACCATCGGGTTGGAACACCTGATGGCATCCAGCGCTATCCCTCTGGTATTTCCTGCCACTCAATTGCCCATCGGTGCACGTCTGGAATTCTTCGGTGATGGTGCCATGCGTCAAAGCTCCCCCATCAGTCCGGCCATACATCTGGGGGCCCGTCGTATTGTTGTGATCGGTGCCGGACGTGTCGAGGACGATGCAGAGGCCCTGCAGAGCTCAAACCATCAGACCGACTACCCCAGCCTGGGGCAGATTGGCGGTCATGTCATGGCCAGTATTTTCCTGGATGGCGTAGCCGGCGATGTGGAAAGACTGGAGCGGATCAACCGCACGCTCCAGCTCATGACTGAGCAGCAGAGAATGGAGTCCGAACTAAAACCACTGGAGCTGCTGTCCATAACACCCAGCCAACGACTGGACTCCCTCGCCGCACCCTTTATCCGCAACCTGCCCAGAACCACGCGCAGTGCGTTACGAATTCTGGGTGCCACCGGACCACGCGGCGTGGGCCTGAGCTCCTATCTGCTCTTTGACAAGGAGTACATACGGACACTGATTGAACTGGGTCGACAAGACGGATTGAATCGGGCTGAGGAGATAGTCAATTTTTTTTCACAGCGTTAA
- a CDS encoding peptidoglycan-binding domain-containing protein — translation MSLNDRGAPTASTQNVMMVQESMKVAGFYHGDIDGLAGSKTYNAVRAYKKMNHMPVNNQLTDEFIEHVREHA, via the coding sequence ATGTCGTTGAATGATCGAGGCGCGCCCACGGCCTCAACCCAAAATGTAATGATGGTTCAGGAGAGCATGAAGGTCGCCGGGTTCTATCATGGGGATATTGATGGCCTGGCTGGCTCGAAGACGTACAACGCTGTTCGAGCCTACAAGAAGATGAATCATATGCCGGTCAATAATCAGCTGACTGATGAGTTCATTGAACATGTACGGGAACATGCCTGA